The Leifsonia williamsii genome includes a region encoding these proteins:
- a CDS encoding thioesterase family protein, producing MIFRTMLHFLLSRFGPRLGHWDVARTRFRVLPTDLDILKHMNNGVYLSIADIGRFDMLSRNGVWAIFKRKGWYPVVASETISFRKSLELWQPFVVESRILGFDEKAVYVEQRFTVDGEIYTQAFIRGRFLKRGGGVVTIDELLEAVGPSPTDVTVPQWLRDWGVDAALPSTRAEAPSVWSE from the coding sequence ATGATCTTCCGGACGATGCTCCACTTCCTGCTCTCGAGGTTCGGTCCGCGTCTCGGGCACTGGGACGTCGCGCGCACGCGGTTCCGGGTGCTGCCGACCGACCTCGACATTCTGAAGCACATGAACAACGGCGTGTACCTGTCGATCGCCGACATCGGCCGGTTCGACATGCTGTCGCGCAACGGGGTGTGGGCGATCTTCAAGCGGAAGGGCTGGTATCCGGTCGTCGCGTCCGAGACCATCTCGTTCCGCAAATCGCTCGAACTGTGGCAGCCGTTCGTGGTGGAGTCGCGCATCCTCGGCTTCGACGAGAAGGCCGTGTACGTCGAGCAGCGGTTCACGGTCGACGGCGAGATCTACACGCAGGCCTTCATCCGCGGGCGGTTCCTCAAGCGGGGCGGCGGGGTCGTGACCATCGACGAGCTGCTGGAGGCCGTCGGCCCGTCGCCGACGGACGTCACCGTGCCGCAGTGGCTGCGCGACTGGGGCGTCGACGCGGCGCTGCCGTCGACCCGCGCCGAGGCGCCGAGCGTGTGGAGCGAGTGA
- a CDS encoding DNA-3-methyladenine glycosylase family protein: MSAVLPAPAPRAEPAAETVYRPAQPIDMPGTLALLGRGPYDPTTQWDLRGMWRTWRTPEGPATLRVLRPASDGSVTAAAWGPGAGWAIAGVPRLLGGDDDWSGLDVSGHRLLRDSLHRNPGLRLARTGQVLEALLPAIIEQRVTSLEAYRSWARLLRWYGEPAPGPAPEGMRVVPTLETWRGIPSWDWHRAGVDPRRARAAQAVLAVGRSLERAAERASTLDEAAAALQTVPGVGLWTAAETLQRSHGHPDLVSVGDYHLAHQVGEALIGKRVDDDGMLELLEPWAGHRQRVVRLIFASGFRFQRRGPRMTVQDHRWH, from the coding sequence ATGTCCGCCGTGCTCCCCGCTCCCGCGCCGCGGGCGGAGCCGGCGGCCGAGACGGTGTACCGTCCCGCCCAGCCGATCGACATGCCGGGGACGCTGGCGCTGCTCGGGCGCGGGCCGTACGACCCGACGACCCAGTGGGACCTGCGTGGGATGTGGCGCACCTGGCGCACGCCGGAGGGGCCGGCGACGCTGCGTGTGCTGCGTCCCGCCTCCGACGGGTCCGTGACGGCGGCCGCCTGGGGCCCGGGCGCCGGCTGGGCGATCGCGGGCGTGCCCCGCCTGCTCGGCGGCGACGACGACTGGAGCGGGCTCGACGTGAGCGGGCATCGGCTGCTGCGCGACAGCCTCCACCGCAACCCGGGGCTCCGGCTCGCCCGCACCGGGCAGGTGCTGGAGGCGCTGCTCCCCGCGATCATCGAGCAGCGCGTCACGAGTCTGGAGGCGTACCGGTCGTGGGCGCGCCTGCTGCGCTGGTACGGCGAGCCGGCGCCCGGGCCGGCGCCCGAGGGCATGCGGGTCGTGCCGACGCTGGAGACGTGGCGCGGCATCCCGTCGTGGGACTGGCACCGGGCGGGCGTCGACCCCCGCCGGGCGCGTGCCGCCCAGGCCGTGCTCGCCGTTGGCCGGTCGCTGGAGCGCGCGGCCGAGCGCGCCTCCACGCTGGACGAGGCTGCCGCCGCCCTGCAGACGGTACCGGGCGTCGGGCTCTGGACCGCGGCCGAGACGCTGCAGCGCTCGCACGGCCACCCCGATCTCGTCAGCGTCGGCGACTACCACCTGGCGCATCAGGTCGGCGAGGCCCTGATCGGCAAGCGGGTCGACGACGACGGCATGCTCGAGCTGCTCGAGCCCTGGGCGGGTCATCGCCAACGGGTCGTGCGGCTCATCTTCGCGAGCGGTTTCCGGTTCCAGCGACGCGGTCCGCGGATGACCGTGCAGGATCATCGCTGGCACTGA
- a CDS encoding SRPBCC domain-containing protein codes for MVRKDDGVYVVLDRILRAPIEEVWALFSRTGYLQQWIGEFTGNPRTGAVKFRMTAEGDDAEWEDVAIMECEAPHRLHVDVGHAGDSRRMYVHLTEASGHTTVTFAQRLRTLTGEADIGVGWDYYLDRMLAAHDGRPLPRWDDYYPSMLEHYETLCREMSHDLKTEHAAAHRDGTLG; via the coding sequence TTGGTCCGCAAGGACGACGGCGTCTATGTGGTCCTGGACCGCATCCTGCGAGCGCCGATCGAGGAGGTGTGGGCGCTCTTCAGCCGCACCGGCTATCTGCAGCAGTGGATCGGCGAGTTCACCGGCAATCCGCGCACGGGCGCGGTCAAGTTCCGGATGACGGCCGAAGGCGACGACGCCGAGTGGGAGGACGTCGCGATCATGGAGTGCGAGGCCCCGCACCGCCTCCACGTCGACGTCGGCCACGCGGGCGACTCCCGCCGCATGTACGTGCACCTGACGGAGGCGAGCGGCCATACGACCGTCACGTTCGCCCAGCGTCTGCGCACACTGACGGGCGAGGCGGACATCGGGGTCGGCTGGGACTACTACCTCGACCGGATGTTGGCGGCTCATGACGGGCGCCCGCTCCCGCGCTGGGACGACTACTACCCCAGCATGCTGGAGCACTACGAGACCCTGTGCCGTGAGATGTCGCACGACCTCAAGACCGAGCACGCCGCCGCCCACCGCGACGGGACGCTGGGGTAG
- a CDS encoding phytoene desaturase family protein yields MTDLAAAAHASAPSHDVVIVGGGHNGLTAAAYLAQAGRSVILLERLDEVGGAAVSAQAFPGVEARLSRYSYLVSLLPQRIIDDLRLDIRLARRRYSSYTPVPGNPGSGLLVDNTDPAATAASFAEVGAAEDAEAFDAFYESTGAVARALWPTVTEPLLTRSEARALVGDDELWEALIERPIGGFIESRLTSDLVRGVAATDALIGTFSSLGDPALDQNRCFLYHVIGQGTGEWDVPIGGMGAVTGELARVAREAGARIVTGAEVTAIHPDGSVDYVRNGHERRVEGRHVLVNAAPDVLDALLGEEPQPPRPRAEGAQVKVNLLLKRLPRLRDESVAPEAAFGGTFHINETYTQLEEAYAGMTRGVMPELLPCEIYCHTLADPTILDPELAESGAQTITVFGLHTPDRWLTDENNDATRQRLQDAVLASLDSVLAEPIESLLLTDADGRPCIETKTTRDLERALNMPGGNIFHGPLSWPFAEDDDALDTPAQRWGVATRHPRILLCGSGARRGGAVSGLGGHNAAMAVLEG; encoded by the coding sequence ATGACCGATCTCGCCGCCGCCGCGCACGCCTCCGCCCCCTCCCACGACGTGGTCATCGTCGGCGGCGGGCACAACGGCCTCACCGCCGCCGCGTACCTCGCCCAGGCGGGTCGCAGCGTCATCCTGCTGGAGCGTCTCGACGAGGTGGGCGGCGCCGCCGTGAGCGCTCAGGCCTTCCCCGGTGTGGAGGCCCGCCTCTCGCGCTACTCGTACCTCGTGAGCCTGCTCCCGCAGCGCATCATCGACGACCTCCGCCTCGACATCCGGCTCGCCCGCCGCCGCTACTCCTCCTACACGCCCGTCCCCGGCAACCCCGGATCCGGCCTCCTGGTCGACAACACGGACCCCGCCGCGACAGCCGCCTCCTTCGCCGAGGTCGGCGCGGCCGAGGACGCCGAGGCGTTCGACGCCTTCTACGAGTCCACCGGCGCAGTCGCACGCGCGCTCTGGCCCACCGTCACCGAGCCGCTGCTCACCCGCTCAGAGGCCCGCGCACTGGTGGGCGACGACGAGCTGTGGGAGGCGCTGATCGAGCGTCCGATCGGCGGCTTCATCGAGTCGCGCCTCACCAGCGACCTCGTGCGCGGCGTGGCCGCCACCGATGCCCTGATCGGCACCTTCTCGAGCCTCGGCGACCCCGCGCTCGACCAGAACCGCTGCTTCCTCTACCACGTGATCGGCCAGGGCACCGGTGAGTGGGACGTACCCATCGGCGGCATGGGCGCCGTCACCGGCGAGCTGGCGCGCGTCGCACGCGAGGCGGGCGCCCGCATCGTCACGGGCGCCGAGGTCACCGCCATCCACCCCGACGGCAGCGTCGACTACGTGCGCAACGGCCACGAGCGAAGGGTGGAGGGCCGGCACGTCCTGGTCAACGCGGCGCCCGACGTGCTCGACGCGCTCCTGGGCGAGGAGCCGCAGCCCCCGCGCCCCCGCGCGGAGGGCGCCCAGGTCAAGGTCAACCTCCTCCTGAAGCGCCTGCCCCGCCTGCGCGACGAGTCGGTCGCACCCGAGGCGGCCTTCGGCGGCACCTTCCATATCAACGAGACGTACACCCAGCTCGAGGAGGCGTACGCGGGGATGACCCGCGGCGTCATGCCCGAGCTGCTGCCCTGCGAGATCTACTGCCACACCCTCGCCGACCCGACCATCCTCGACCCGGAGCTCGCCGAATCGGGCGCGCAGACCATCACCGTCTTCGGCCTGCACACCCCCGATCGGTGGCTGACCGACGAGAACAACGACGCCACCCGGCAGCGGCTGCAGGATGCCGTGCTCGCCTCCCTCGATTCGGTGCTCGCCGAGCCGATCGAGAGCCTGCTGCTCACCGACGCCGACGGCCGGCCCTGCATCGAGACCAAGACCACGCGCGACCTGGAGCGCGCGCTGAACATGCCCGGCGGCAACATCTTCCACGGCCCGCTCTCGTGGCCGTTCGCCGAGGACGACGACGCGCTCGACACGCCGGCCCAGCGCTGGGGGGTCGCGACGCGGCACCCGCGCATCCTGCTGTGCGGCTCCGGCGCCCGCCGCGGCGGCGCGGTCAGCGGCCTGGGCGGCCACAACGCGGCGATGGCGGTGCTCGAGGGCTGA
- a CDS encoding proline dehydrogenase family protein — translation MVEHTDGVETRPAQLAQEAVELVRTWLGESARGEAHDDPAAERLAGVLRDPHGLEFAVGFVDGVARPQDLFVAGYNLQRVAKTIPRFLPWYLRFALWLGGVLGPVLPWVVVPIARRVLRRMVGHLVVDATPERLGPSIDRLRASGDVRLNLNLLGEAVLGEQEAARRLEGTRALLARDDVDYVSIKVSSIVPQLSMWAFDENVERVVERLLPLYELAAASPTPKFINLDMEEYRDLHLTIAVFMDLLSRPQLMNLEAGIVLQAYLPDALDALQTLTEWATDRRIAGGAAVKVRLVKGANLAMEHVDAALHGWPLATYGDKQSTDANYKRVLDWALTPEHTYAVKLGVAGHNLFDVAYAWLLASRRGVTDRIDFEMLLGMATAQAEVVKRTVGELLLYTPVVDPREFDVAISYLVRRLEENASPENFMSAVFELGSDPAAFERERDRFLASVAQLEADPLPRGAAPLPNRQQDRAREREEAEPALTRPPAGSEPPVPSGSPVPAVSDADEASPVEAEGLTSVVLGLTRGSSGLDAPLDIAGAVAAAGGAETDAPSEFRNAQDTDPSLPVNRTWGRRILARSADSDIGAATIAAAVISDARRLEAAIQTVRAAGVEWGARSGAERAALLDRAGRALEANRDRLIEVMASETGKTIAEADPEVSEAVDFAHYYATLARELDTVQGARFVPSALTVVTPPWNFPVAIPAGSVLAALAAGSGVIIKPAPQARRSGAVMVEALWEAGIPHNLLRLVDVAEDDLGQRLVADPRVDRVILTGSYDTARLFRSWRPDLPLLAETSGKNAIIVTPSADIDLAVADIVKSAFGHAGQKCSAASLVILVGSMARSERFRNQLIDATTSLRVGYPSDPMSQMGPLIEPASGKLAHALTTLGAEEEWLVEPKPLDGTGRLWLPGIRSGVQPGSYFHLTEFFGPVLGIMTARNLEEAIRYQNAVEYGLTAGLHSLESEELALWLDTVDAGNLYVNRGITGAIVRRQPFGGWKRSSVGAGAKAGGPNYLIGLGSWVPEQGQSSRSLHLRGLEPRVTQLIESGQSSMDYAAFDLVRRSALSDAIAVATEYHRVKDVSGLGVERNLFRYRPVPVTIRLSEGATLPELLRIMAAGTVARSRFSVSTATPLPRAVHQVLKDREVEVVVESDAHWLSRVRSHRVTAHRIRLIGGDRAALAAALGGSPDVAIYAGPVTASGRVEVLPFVHEQAISITNHRFGNPTRLSEGVI, via the coding sequence ATGGTCGAACACACGGACGGGGTCGAGACGCGCCCGGCACAGCTGGCTCAGGAGGCTGTCGAGCTCGTGCGCACCTGGCTGGGCGAGAGCGCGCGCGGCGAGGCGCACGACGATCCGGCGGCCGAGCGGCTGGCCGGCGTGCTGCGCGACCCGCACGGGCTGGAGTTCGCGGTCGGCTTCGTCGACGGTGTTGCCCGGCCGCAGGACCTCTTCGTGGCGGGTTACAACCTCCAGCGCGTGGCGAAGACGATCCCGCGCTTCCTGCCCTGGTACCTCCGCTTCGCGCTCTGGCTCGGCGGCGTGCTCGGGCCGGTGCTGCCCTGGGTCGTCGTGCCGATCGCGCGGCGGGTGCTGCGCCGCATGGTCGGTCACCTGGTGGTCGACGCGACGCCCGAGCGGCTCGGGCCGTCGATCGACCGGCTGCGCGCCTCCGGCGACGTCCGCCTGAACCTCAACCTGCTCGGGGAGGCGGTTCTCGGCGAGCAGGAGGCTGCCCGCCGCCTCGAGGGCACGCGAGCGCTGCTCGCGCGCGACGACGTGGACTACGTCTCGATCAAGGTGTCGTCGATCGTCCCGCAGCTGTCGATGTGGGCCTTCGACGAGAACGTGGAGCGGGTGGTGGAGCGACTGCTGCCGCTCTACGAGCTGGCCGCGGCCTCCCCGACGCCCAAGTTCATCAACCTCGACATGGAGGAGTACCGCGACCTCCACCTGACCATCGCCGTGTTCATGGACCTGCTCAGTCGGCCGCAGCTCATGAACCTTGAAGCGGGGATCGTGCTGCAGGCGTACCTCCCCGACGCGCTCGACGCGCTCCAGACGCTCACCGAGTGGGCGACGGACCGGCGGATCGCGGGCGGTGCGGCGGTCAAGGTGCGTCTGGTGAAGGGCGCCAACCTCGCGATGGAGCACGTGGACGCCGCCCTGCACGGCTGGCCGCTCGCGACCTACGGTGACAAGCAGTCGACCGACGCGAACTACAAGCGGGTGCTCGACTGGGCGCTCACGCCGGAGCACACGTACGCGGTCAAGCTCGGCGTGGCCGGGCACAACCTGTTCGACGTGGCGTACGCCTGGCTGCTGGCGTCGCGTCGCGGGGTCACCGACCGGATCGACTTCGAGATGCTGCTCGGCATGGCGACGGCGCAGGCCGAGGTCGTCAAGCGGACGGTCGGGGAGCTCCTGCTCTACACGCCGGTGGTCGACCCGCGCGAGTTCGACGTGGCCATCTCGTACCTCGTGCGCCGGCTGGAGGAGAACGCCAGCCCCGAGAACTTCATGTCGGCGGTGTTCGAACTGGGGAGCGATCCCGCCGCCTTCGAGCGGGAGCGCGACCGCTTCCTCGCCTCGGTGGCGCAGCTGGAGGCCGACCCGCTGCCGCGCGGCGCGGCTCCGCTGCCGAATCGCCAGCAGGATCGCGCGCGGGAGCGGGAGGAGGCCGAGCCGGCGTTGACGCGGCCGCCGGCGGGGTCTGAGCCGCCGGTCCCCTCGGGCTCCCCGGTGCCTGCGGTATCGGACGCGGACGAGGCGTCGCCGGTGGAGGCCGAGGGGCTGACCAGCGTCGTGCTGGGCTTGACGCGCGGGTCGAGCGGGCTCGATGCGCCTCTGGATATCGCCGGTGCGGTTGCGGCGGCGGGCGGGGCAGAAACGGATGCGCCGTCGGAGTTCCGGAACGCGCAGGACACCGACCCATCGTTGCCGGTGAACCGCACGTGGGGGCGGCGGATCCTGGCGCGCTCGGCCGACTCCGATATCGGTGCGGCCACGATCGCCGCGGCGGTCATCTCCGACGCGCGGCGGCTGGAGGCGGCCATCCAGACGGTGCGGGCGGCGGGCGTCGAGTGGGGAGCCCGCAGCGGAGCCGAGCGGGCCGCGCTGCTCGACCGGGCCGGGCGGGCGCTCGAGGCGAACCGCGACCGGTTGATCGAGGTGATGGCGTCCGAGACGGGCAAGACCATCGCGGAGGCCGACCCCGAGGTCAGCGAGGCCGTCGACTTCGCCCACTACTACGCGACGCTCGCGCGCGAGCTCGACACCGTGCAGGGGGCGCGGTTCGTGCCGTCGGCGCTCACGGTCGTCACCCCGCCGTGGAACTTCCCGGTCGCGATCCCGGCCGGGTCGGTGCTGGCGGCGCTCGCCGCGGGCAGCGGTGTCATCATCAAGCCGGCTCCGCAGGCCCGGCGCTCGGGTGCCGTCATGGTGGAGGCGCTGTGGGAGGCGGGGATCCCGCACAACCTGCTCCGGCTCGTCGATGTGGCAGAGGACGACCTCGGTCAGCGGCTGGTCGCCGACCCGCGGGTCGACCGGGTGATCCTCACCGGGTCGTACGACACAGCGCGGCTGTTCCGGTCGTGGCGGCCCGACCTCCCGCTGCTCGCCGAGACCAGCGGCAAGAACGCGATCATCGTCACGCCCAGCGCCGACATCGACCTCGCGGTCGCCGACATCGTCAAGAGCGCGTTCGGGCACGCCGGGCAGAAGTGCTCGGCGGCGAGCCTGGTGATCCTCGTCGGGTCGATGGCGCGGTCGGAGCGGTTCCGCAACCAGCTGATCGATGCGACGACCAGCCTGCGGGTCGGCTATCCGAGCGACCCGATGAGCCAGATGGGGCCGCTCATCGAGCCGGCATCGGGCAAGCTGGCGCACGCGCTCACGACGCTCGGGGCCGAGGAGGAGTGGCTCGTCGAGCCCAAGCCGCTCGATGGGACCGGGCGGCTGTGGCTGCCGGGCATCCGCTCGGGGGTGCAGCCGGGGTCGTACTTCCACCTCACCGAGTTCTTCGGGCCGGTCCTCGGGATCATGACCGCGCGGAACCTCGAAGAGGCTATCCGCTACCAGAACGCGGTCGAGTACGGGCTGACGGCCGGCCTGCATTCGCTGGAGTCCGAAGAGCTCGCCCTCTGGCTCGATACCGTCGATGCCGGCAACCTCTACGTCAACCGGGGCATCACGGGGGCGATCGTGCGGCGGCAGCCGTTCGGCGGCTGGAAGCGGTCCTCCGTCGGCGCCGGGGCCAAGGCCGGAGGCCCGAACTACCTGATCGGGCTCGGCTCGTGGGTGCCGGAGCAGGGGCAGTCGAGTCGGAGCCTCCACCTCCGCGGGCTGGAGCCCCGGGTGACGCAGCTGATCGAGTCGGGGCAGTCGTCGATGGACTACGCGGCGTTCGACCTGGTGCGGCGTTCCGCGCTGAGCGACGCCATCGCCGTTGCGACCGAGTATCACCGGGTGAAGGACGTGTCCGGGCTGGGCGTCGAGCGCAACCTGTTCCGGTACCGGCCGGTGCCCGTCACCATCCGCCTGTCGGAGGGGGCGACGCTTCCCGAGCTCCTGCGGATCATGGCGGCGGGGACGGTCGCGCGGTCGCGGTTCAGCGTCAGCACGGCCACGCCCCTACCTCGCGCGGTGCACCAGGTGCTCAAAGACCGGGAGGTCGAGGTCGTCGTGGAGTCGGACGCGCACTGGCTCTCGCGGGTCCGGTCGCACCGGGTGACGGCGCACCGCATCCGGCTCATCGGAGGGGACCGCGCGGCGCTGGCGGCAGCGCTCGGGGGGAGCCCCGACGTGGCGATCTACGCGGGTCCGGTGACGGCGTCGGGGCGGGTCGAGGTGCTGCCGTTCGTGCACGAGCAGGCGATCTCGATCACGAACCACCGGTTCGGCAACCCGACCCGGCTGTCGGAGGGGGTGATCTGA
- a CDS encoding aldo/keto reductase, whose translation MTTSESSSVPAAASGVPAVPLNSGGSIPQVGLGTWPLDDGEVERAVIEAAGIGYRHVDTAAKYGNETGVGRGVAGSGVAREEWFVTTKLDGQFQGDDKAIAGLDESLRKLGLEYVDLLLIHWPLPARDQFVSTWETFIRLREQGKARAIGVSNFKPAHLDRLIAETGVAPAVNQIELSPAIQRREQRAYDAEHGIVTESWSPIGGGSGDLLSAPVLAELAEKHGRTPGQIVLRWHVQNGLVAIPKSKSPERMAQNLAIFDFELDSDDLAALDTLDQGPDAGVDSDRSGH comes from the coding sequence ATGACGACTTCCGAGAGCTCTTCCGTTCCTGCTGCCGCGTCGGGTGTGCCGGCCGTTCCGTTGAACTCGGGTGGCAGCATCCCGCAGGTCGGGCTCGGTACCTGGCCTCTCGACGACGGCGAGGTCGAGCGCGCGGTGATCGAGGCGGCCGGGATCGGGTACCGGCACGTCGACACCGCCGCCAAGTACGGCAACGAGACCGGGGTCGGACGCGGTGTCGCGGGGAGCGGTGTCGCGCGTGAGGAGTGGTTCGTCACCACCAAGCTCGACGGCCAGTTCCAGGGTGACGACAAGGCGATCGCCGGGCTGGACGAGAGCCTGCGCAAGCTCGGGCTGGAGTACGTGGATCTGCTGCTGATCCACTGGCCGCTTCCGGCGCGCGACCAGTTCGTGTCGACCTGGGAGACGTTCATCCGGCTGCGGGAGCAGGGCAAGGCGCGGGCCATCGGGGTCTCCAACTTCAAGCCGGCGCACCTCGACCGGTTGATCGCCGAGACGGGGGTCGCGCCCGCCGTGAACCAGATCGAGCTGAGCCCGGCGATCCAGCGGCGCGAGCAGCGGGCGTACGACGCCGAGCACGGCATCGTGACCGAGTCGTGGAGTCCGATCGGTGGCGGGTCCGGCGACCTGCTCTCCGCTCCGGTGCTCGCGGAGCTGGCCGAGAAGCACGGCAGGACGCCGGGGCAGATCGTCCTCCGCTGGCACGTGCAGAACGGGCTCGTCGCCATCCCGAAGTCCAAGAGCCCCGAGCGCATGGCGCAGAACCTCGCCATCTTCGACTTCGAGCTCGACAGCGACGACCTGGCCGCCCTCGACACCCTCGACCAGGGCCCCGACGCGGGCGTCGACTCCGACCGGTCGGGGCACTAA
- a CDS encoding sensor histidine kinase yields MNRLRRLSITARITIGSLIVATLFGLVAVVVIRIGVAGILHNATVTLLSNDISTPEESVRENPDGPFDLPGGGQELAVVSSSGKLLASTLPAAMERRIATLIRLEDTPTAFQLGDDQYLVMTHTIETTAGPIHIVAARNDETTALILDRLTAALLIGAAVLILGFGAASWLLARAALRPVSRMREQAERIAGEERSRREESTGLLTVGPAEDELSALATTLNDLIRRLRASAERERQMVSDASHELRTPLAVLRGQLELAELDAGDAESLLSDIRSSHATALRLGQLANNLLELSRIEAGPSSGRIDWRTFADELTDAVDRARLLVSSDDDEGRISIDYDYDPRRRPDADARVALSPTDVGRILDNLLGNAITAIRSASLKEASVTASLSVTDSDVVLTVRDTGPGMPADFIPVALDRFTRADGARTSRSGTGGGLGLAIVAALADAAGGGVVLANAEPTGLEVTVTLPLVRDAD; encoded by the coding sequence GTGAACCGGCTGCGCCGGCTGTCGATCACGGCCCGCATCACGATCGGCAGCCTCATCGTGGCGACACTGTTCGGGCTCGTCGCCGTCGTGGTGATCCGCATCGGCGTCGCCGGCATCCTGCACAACGCGACCGTGACCCTCCTGAGCAACGACATCAGCACACCGGAGGAGTCGGTGCGCGAGAACCCCGACGGGCCCTTCGACCTGCCGGGCGGCGGCCAGGAGCTGGCCGTCGTGTCGTCGAGCGGCAAGCTCCTCGCCTCCACCCTCCCGGCCGCGATGGAGCGGCGTATCGCCACGCTGATCCGGCTGGAGGACACCCCGACCGCGTTCCAGCTCGGCGACGACCAGTACCTCGTGATGACGCACACGATCGAGACGACGGCCGGCCCCATCCACATCGTCGCCGCACGCAACGACGAGACGACCGCCCTGATCCTGGACCGTCTCACCGCCGCGCTGCTCATCGGCGCTGCCGTGCTCATCCTCGGCTTCGGCGCCGCGTCGTGGCTGCTGGCACGCGCGGCGCTGCGCCCGGTGAGCAGGATGCGGGAGCAGGCGGAGCGCATCGCCGGCGAGGAGCGCAGTCGCCGCGAGGAGTCCACCGGCCTGCTGACCGTCGGCCCGGCGGAGGACGAGCTGTCGGCCCTCGCCACCACCCTGAACGACCTGATCCGTCGCCTGCGCGCCTCCGCCGAGCGGGAGCGCCAGATGGTGTCGGATGCCAGCCACGAGCTGCGCACGCCCCTCGCTGTGCTCCGCGGGCAGCTGGAGCTGGCGGAGCTGGATGCGGGCGACGCGGAGTCGCTGCTCTCCGACATCCGCTCGTCGCACGCGACCGCGCTGCGGCTGGGCCAGCTGGCGAACAACCTGCTCGAGCTCTCGCGCATCGAGGCCGGCCCGTCGAGCGGCCGGATCGACTGGCGCACCTTCGCGGACGAGCTCACCGACGCCGTCGACCGCGCCCGCCTGCTGGTGAGCAGCGACGACGATGAGGGCCGTATCTCCATCGACTACGACTACGACCCGCGCCGCCGCCCGGACGCGGACGCGCGGGTGGCCCTCTCCCCCACCGACGTCGGCCGCATCCTCGACAACCTGCTCGGCAACGCGATCACCGCGATCCGCTCGGCATCGCTGAAGGAGGCGTCGGTCACGGCGTCCCTGTCGGTCACGGACTCCGACGTGGTCCTGACCGTGCGCGACACCGGCCCCGGAATGCCGGCCGACTTCATCCCGGTCGCTCTGGACCGCTTCACCCGCGCCGACGGCGCCCGCACCTCCCGATCGGGCACGGGAGGCGGCCTCGGCCTCGCCATCGTCGCCGCCCTCGCCGACGCGGCCGGCGGCGGCGTGGTCCTCGCGAACGCGGAGCCGACGGGCCTGGAGGTGACGGTGACGCTGCCGCTCGTGCGGGACGCGGACTAG